One segment of Brassica napus cultivar Da-Ae chromosome C3, Da-Ae, whole genome shotgun sequence DNA contains the following:
- the LOC106407668 gene encoding uncharacterized protein At1g24485-like, which produces MMAALLHLSTLLSLLATILSIAESISIDCGSTGSYVDSNNVTWVGDKGFVTTGEPMKIPDVITKPINTLRYFPTGQTNCYTNIPVTKRQKTLVRTKFYYENYDGNFSPPSFDLVYDGKHRDSVEITESLLNNEETFYYSELIFAPANESISVCLIRTSPSDNPFISSIEVYSLDVGMYADLGPSEGLITRQRTTCGAKESISYPLDPYGRPWYPLGADDTLADLTTSAPSIDITGASNKPPEVVMSKASSSLGESIKLSNLALPLTGLPVYLALYFSEPQTLGRTQKRSFNVFLDETQVGSGPIIPVFGKATQVVLRDVVATSGSQIVFQSTGDSVLPPIINGVELFSISNSRNGGGGGGGRSQSSGGNNDFGGSGGAGHPSMMAIGGAKNNGGKKKKNKLPLILGVAFASAFVILSSTFGAIFLRKRQNAKPQSNTTPTTSTENGTGTGMSPLVEQQFASDTDHSYVVQDDHH; this is translated from the exons ATGATGGCGGCGCTTCTTCATCTCAGCACTCTCTTGTCACTCTTAGCCACAATCCTTTCAATCGCAGAAA GTATAAGCATTGACTGTGGATCAACGGGATCCTACGTTGACTCGAACAATGTAACATGGGTCGGAGATAAGGGTTTCGTCACGACCGGCGAGCCCATGAAGATTCCAGACGTCATTACGAAGCCGATAAACACCCTGCGGTACTTTCCAACTGGCCAAACCAACTGCTACACCAACATTCCGGTGACAAAACGCCAGAAAACACTCGTGAGGACAAAGTTTTACTACGAAAACTACGATGGTAACTTTTCCCCGCCATCTTTCGACTTGGTTTATGATGGGAAACACCGTGATTCTGTTGAAATCACTGAGTCTTTACTCAACAACGAGGAGACGTTCTATTACTCGGAGTTGATATTTGCTCCGGCGAATGAGAGTATTAGCGTATGCCTCATCCGTACGTCTCCATCCGACAACCCGTTTATATCGTCCATCGAGGTTTACAGCTTAGACGTCGGAATGTATGCCGATCTTGGTCCCAGTGAAGGTCTGATTACCCGACAAAGAACTACTTGCGGGGCCAAAGAGAGTATAAG CTACCCGTTAGATCCTTACGGTAGGCCATGGTACCCGTTAGGCGCCGATGATACACTGGCCGATCTAACGACCTCAGCCCCGTCGATAGACATCACAGGGGCGTCAAACAAGCCGCCAGAGGTTGTTATGTCGAAGGCATCGTCATCGCTTGGAGAAAGCATAAAACTCTCTAACTTGGCGCTCCCCTTAACCGGTCTACCGGTATATTTGGCTCTTTACTTCTCGGAGCCTCAGACTCTAGGTCGCACCCAAAAACGGTCATTCAACGTTTTCTTGGATGAGACCCAAGTTGGTTCCGGTCCCATCATTCCAGTTTTTGGGAAAGCAACTCAAGTTGTTTTGAGAGATGTAGTGGCCACGTCAGGGTCCCAAATAGTATTTCAGTCCACTGGTGACTCGGTTTTGCCACCCATCATTAACGGTGTGGAGCTGTTTTCGATAAGTAACAGCCGGAAtggtggaggtggaggtggaggCCGAAGCCAAAGCAGCGGTGGTAATAATGATTTTGGAG GTTCGGGAGGAG CTGGACACCCTTCTATGATGGCTATAGGTGGGGCAAAAAACAATggaggaaagaagaagaaaaacaaattaccACTCATTCTTGGAGTTGCGTTCGCCTCTGCGTTTGTAATTCTCTCATCAACGTTTGGAGCTATTTTCTTGAGAAAGCGTCAAAATGCTAAGCCACAGTCCAATACCACACCAACTACGTCCACAG AGAATGGGACAGGCACTGGAATGTCACCTCTAGTTGAACAGCAATTTGCTAGTGATACAGACCACTCTTATGTTGTTCAAGATGATCATCATTGA